The following are encoded in a window of Saccharothrix longispora genomic DNA:
- a CDS encoding NUDIX hydrolase: MTIRTVSSRIVYENPWLSVREDRIEHADGSPGLYSVIDKPDFALVVPAQDDGFHLVEQYRYPSRSWSWEFPAGSFTPGVTGTPERMAAAELAEETGFTAGALRRLGHVHCSNGIAGHRAHVFLATDLTPGEPHPEATELGMRQAWFPRAEVERMMRDGVITDGASLAAYTLLALWERNAPDRCRDGAGRRLPTGRARRSGDGE; this comes from the coding sequence GTGACCATCAGGACGGTGTCCTCCCGGATCGTGTACGAGAACCCCTGGTTGTCGGTCCGCGAGGACCGCATCGAGCACGCGGACGGCTCGCCGGGCCTCTACTCGGTGATCGACAAGCCCGACTTCGCGCTGGTCGTCCCGGCCCAGGACGACGGCTTCCACCTCGTGGAGCAGTACCGCTACCCGTCCCGGTCGTGGTCCTGGGAGTTCCCGGCGGGGTCGTTCACGCCCGGCGTGACCGGCACCCCCGAGCGGATGGCCGCCGCCGAGCTGGCCGAGGAGACCGGGTTCACGGCGGGCGCGCTGCGCCGACTCGGCCACGTGCACTGCTCGAACGGCATCGCCGGCCACCGCGCCCACGTGTTCCTCGCGACCGACCTCACGCCGGGTGAGCCGCACCCGGAGGCGACCGAGCTGGGCATGCGCCAGGCGTGGTTCCCGCGCGCCGAGGTGGAGCGGATGATGCGGGACGGCGTCATCACCGACGGTGCCTCGCTGGCCGCGTACACGCTGCTCGCGCTGTGGGAGCGGAACGCGCCCGACCGCTGTCGAGACGGTGCGGGCCGGCGTCTGCCGACCGGGCGAGCACGCCGTTCGGGTGACGGGGAGTAG
- a CDS encoding anti-sigma factor antagonist (This anti-anti-sigma factor, or anti-sigma factor antagonist, belongs to a family that includes characterized members SpoIIAA, RsbV, RsfA, and RsfB.), whose translation MFDAHPLASPTVRTLEHDDIPVVVVAGEIDASTAHPVRVRLNDVLDRHPSGLVVDLSDVGFFGSTGLQLLLETVLRCRRLRTELALVANRRAVLRPLEITDLHHEVAVHPTVEQAVAAVRTRLDRTAAQPPRRRRSR comes from the coding sequence ATGTTCGATGCTCACCCCCTGGCCTCGCCCACCGTCCGCACCCTGGAACACGACGACATCCCGGTCGTGGTCGTGGCGGGCGAGATCGACGCCTCCACCGCCCACCCCGTCCGGGTCAGGCTGAACGACGTGCTCGACCGCCACCCGTCCGGTCTCGTCGTGGACCTGTCCGACGTGGGGTTCTTCGGCTCCACGGGCCTCCAACTGCTCCTGGAGACCGTCCTGCGTTGCCGGCGGCTGCGCACCGAGCTGGCGCTGGTCGCCAACCGGCGCGCGGTCCTGCGCCCGCTGGAGATCACCGACCTGCACCACGAGGTCGCCGTGCACCCCACGGTCGAGCAGGCCGTGGCGGCCGTGCGGACCCGGCTCGACCGCACCGCCGCGCAGCCGCCGCGCCGCCGCCGGAGCAGGTGA
- the kdpF gene encoding K(+)-transporting ATPase subunit F, with protein sequence MSGTGVPANVAGGVLALLLIGYLFVALVRPERF encoded by the coding sequence GTGAGCGGCACGGGGGTGCCGGCCAACGTCGCGGGCGGCGTGCTGGCCCTGCTGCTGATCGGGTACCTCTTCGTCGCGCTCGTCCGGCCGGAGAGGTTCTGA
- the kdpA gene encoding potassium-transporting ATPase subunit KdpA, which yields MSSTTAGLLQVGLLLLALAVAHRPFGDHLARVYTGDRHLGVERAVYRIARVDPDSEQRWGTYALGVLGFSFVGAALLYVLQRAQSVLPWDFGRGAVPPGTAFNTAISFVTNTNWQSYVPETTVGHAVQVLGLTVQNFVSAAVGLAVAVALVRGFTRQRTDRLGNFWVDLTRGVVRVLLPVSFVFAIVLVAAGVVMSLESGVDVDGQTVATAPVASQEAIKELGTNGGGVLNANSAHPFENPNGWSNLVEVFLILLIPVSLTRAFGTMVGDRRQGRVLLGVMGALWGAVLALVWAAEAHGLRPFEGKELRFGIPSSALFANTTTATSTGAVNSAHDSFTGLGGGGLLLNMLFGEMTPGGVGTGLYGILVMAVIALFLAGLMVGRTPEYLGKKLGRREVTAAAVSILVMPTVLLLGAGITAVLPSTPAALGNPGEHGLSEILYAYASASNNNGSAFAGITVTGDWFQASLGVCMALGRFVPVIAVLCLAGSLAEQRKVPVTAGTVPTTGPLFATLLAGAIVLVAALTFVPALALGPIAEALL from the coding sequence ATGTCCTCGACCACGGCCGGGCTGCTCCAGGTCGGCCTGCTGCTCCTCGCGCTGGCGGTCGCGCACCGGCCGTTCGGCGACCACCTGGCCCGCGTCTACACCGGTGACCGGCACCTGGGGGTCGAACGGGCCGTCTACCGCATCGCCCGCGTCGACCCGGACTCCGAGCAGCGCTGGGGCACCTACGCGCTGGGCGTGCTCGGGTTCTCGTTCGTCGGCGCGGCGCTGCTGTACGTGCTGCAACGCGCGCAGTCGGTGCTGCCGTGGGACTTCGGGCGCGGCGCCGTGCCGCCCGGCACGGCGTTCAACACCGCGATCAGCTTCGTGACCAACACGAACTGGCAGTCCTACGTGCCCGAGACCACCGTGGGCCACGCCGTGCAGGTGCTCGGCCTGACGGTGCAGAACTTCGTGTCCGCCGCCGTCGGCCTGGCCGTCGCGGTCGCGCTGGTGCGCGGGTTCACGCGGCAGCGGACGGACCGGCTGGGCAACTTCTGGGTCGACCTGACCCGGGGTGTCGTGCGCGTCCTGCTGCCCGTGTCGTTCGTCTTCGCGATCGTGCTCGTGGCGGCGGGCGTCGTGATGAGCCTGGAGTCGGGCGTGGACGTCGACGGGCAGACCGTCGCGACCGCGCCGGTCGCGTCGCAGGAGGCGATCAAGGAGTTGGGCACCAACGGCGGTGGTGTCCTCAACGCCAACTCGGCCCACCCGTTCGAGAACCCGAACGGGTGGTCCAACCTCGTCGAGGTCTTCCTGATCCTGCTGATCCCGGTGTCGCTGACCCGCGCGTTCGGCACGATGGTCGGCGACCGCCGGCAGGGGCGCGTGCTGCTCGGCGTGATGGGCGCGCTGTGGGGCGCGGTGCTGGCGCTCGTCTGGGCGGCGGAGGCGCACGGCCTGCGCCCGTTCGAGGGCAAGGAACTGCGGTTCGGCATCCCGTCGAGCGCGTTGTTCGCCAACACCACCACGGCCACGTCCACGGGCGCGGTGAACTCCGCGCACGACAGCTTCACCGGCCTGGGCGGCGGCGGGCTGCTGCTGAACATGCTGTTCGGGGAGATGACGCCCGGCGGCGTGGGCACCGGCCTCTACGGCATCCTGGTGATGGCCGTGATCGCGCTGTTCCTGGCGGGCCTGATGGTCGGCCGCACCCCGGAGTACCTGGGCAAGAAGCTGGGCCGCCGCGAGGTGACGGCCGCCGCCGTGTCGATCCTGGTGATGCCGACCGTGCTGCTGCTCGGCGCGGGGATCACCGCGGTCCTGCCGTCCACGCCGGCCGCGCTGGGCAACCCCGGCGAGCACGGCCTGTCCGAGATCCTCTACGCCTACGCGTCGGCGTCGAACAACAACGGCAGCGCGTTCGCCGGGATCACGGTGACCGGCGACTGGTTCCAGGCGTCGCTGGGGGTGTGCATGGCGCTGGGCCGGTTCGTGCCGGTCATCGCGGTGCTGTGCCTGGCCGGTTCCCTGGCCGAGCAGCGGAAGGTGCCGGTCACGGCGGGCACCGTGCCCACCACCGGTCCGCTGTTCGCGACGCTGCTGGCCGGGGCGATCGTCCTGGTCGCCGCGCTCACCTTCGTCCCCGCCCTCGCCCTCGGTCCCATCGCGGAGGCCCTGCTGTGA
- the kdpB gene encoding potassium-transporting ATPase subunit KdpB, translated as MTTTTDRPLRTGKPRPVTAGAFGARQLVTSFPDALRKLDPRHQARNPVMFVVWAGSALVTVFAATDPSAFTVAVAAWLWLTVLFANLAEAVAEGRGRAQADSLRRTRADAVARLTDGRTVPGTELAIGDLVVVAAGEVVPGDGDVVEGIATVDESAITGESAPVVRESGGDRSAVTGGTTVLSDRIVVRITAKPGDTFVDRMIALVEGARRRKTPNEVALTILLSTLTIVFLLAVVALQPFAVYSGGEQSVVVLTALLVCLIPTTIGALLSAIGIAGMDRLVQRNVLATSGRAVEAAGDVDTLLLDKTGTITLGNRHATELIPVRGTSLDELVDAARLSSLADGTPEGRSVVELCAAEHGRSADATAHERTGEFVPFTAQTRMSGIDLDGRRVRKGAASAFAVDGATRAVVDGIGAAGGTPLVVAVDDRVLGVIRLADVVKPGMAERFAQLRAMGIRTVMVTGDNPLTARAIAAEAGVDDFLAEAKPEDKMALIRREQEGGKLVAMTGDGTNDAPALAQSDVGVAMNTGTSAAKEAGNMVDLDSDPTKLIEIVEIGKQLLITRGALTTFSVANDLAKYFAVLPAMFAAIHPQLDRLDVMHLASPQSAILSAVVFNALIIVVLIPLALRGVRYRPAGASALLRRNLLVYGLGGVVAPFVGIRLIDLLVRLIPGIG; from the coding sequence GTGACCACCACCACCGACCGTCCACTCCGGACCGGGAAGCCGCGCCCGGTGACCGCGGGCGCGTTCGGCGCCCGGCAGCTCGTCACGTCGTTCCCCGACGCGCTGCGCAAGCTCGACCCGCGCCACCAGGCGCGCAACCCCGTCATGTTCGTGGTGTGGGCCGGTTCGGCCCTCGTCACGGTGTTCGCCGCGACCGACCCGAGCGCGTTCACCGTCGCCGTGGCCGCGTGGCTGTGGCTGACGGTGCTGTTCGCGAACCTGGCCGAGGCGGTCGCCGAGGGCCGCGGCCGGGCGCAGGCCGACTCGCTGCGGCGGACCCGGGCCGACGCGGTGGCACGGTTGACCGACGGCCGGACCGTGCCCGGCACCGAGCTGGCGATCGGCGACCTCGTGGTGGTCGCGGCGGGCGAGGTGGTGCCCGGTGACGGCGACGTGGTCGAGGGCATCGCCACCGTCGACGAGTCGGCCATCACCGGCGAGTCCGCGCCGGTGGTCCGCGAGTCCGGCGGCGACCGGTCCGCCGTCACCGGCGGCACGACCGTGCTGTCGGACCGGATCGTCGTGCGGATCACGGCGAAGCCGGGCGACACGTTCGTGGACCGGATGATCGCCCTGGTCGAGGGTGCGCGGCGGCGCAAGACGCCGAACGAGGTCGCCCTGACCATCCTGCTCTCGACGCTGACGATCGTCTTCCTGCTCGCGGTCGTGGCGTTGCAGCCGTTCGCGGTGTACTCGGGCGGCGAGCAGTCGGTGGTCGTGCTGACCGCCCTGCTGGTGTGCCTGATCCCGACCACGATCGGCGCGCTGCTGTCGGCCATCGGCATCGCGGGCATGGACCGGCTCGTGCAGCGCAACGTGCTGGCCACCTCCGGCAGGGCGGTGGAGGCCGCCGGTGACGTGGACACGCTGCTGCTGGACAAGACCGGCACCATCACCCTGGGCAACCGGCACGCCACCGAGCTGATCCCGGTGCGCGGCACGTCGCTCGACGAACTGGTCGACGCGGCCCGGTTGTCGTCGCTGGCCGACGGCACGCCGGAGGGCCGCAGCGTGGTCGAGCTGTGCGCGGCGGAGCACGGGCGGTCCGCGGACGCCACCGCGCACGAGAGGACCGGCGAGTTCGTGCCGTTCACCGCGCAGACCCGGATGAGCGGCATCGACCTGGACGGCCGCCGGGTCCGCAAGGGCGCGGCGAGCGCCTTCGCCGTGGACGGGGCGACGCGCGCGGTCGTGGACGGGATCGGCGCGGCCGGCGGCACGCCGCTGGTGGTGGCCGTCGACGACCGCGTGCTGGGCGTGATCCGGCTGGCCGACGTGGTCAAGCCGGGCATGGCGGAGCGGTTCGCGCAGCTGCGCGCGATGGGCATCCGCACGGTGATGGTGACCGGCGACAACCCGTTGACCGCCCGCGCCATCGCCGCCGAGGCCGGGGTGGACGACTTCCTCGCGGAGGCCAAGCCCGAGGACAAGATGGCGTTGATCCGGCGTGAGCAGGAGGGCGGCAAGCTCGTCGCGATGACCGGCGACGGCACCAACGACGCCCCCGCGCTGGCGCAGTCCGACGTCGGCGTCGCCATGAACACCGGCACCTCGGCCGCCAAGGAGGCCGGGAACATGGTGGACCTGGACTCCGACCCGACGAAGCTGATCGAGATCGTGGAGATCGGCAAGCAGCTGCTGATCACGCGGGGTGCGCTGACCACGTTCTCGGTGGCCAACGACCTGGCCAAGTACTTCGCCGTCCTCCCCGCGATGTTCGCGGCCATCCACCCGCAGCTGGACCGGCTCGACGTCATGCACCTGGCCTCGCCGCAGTCGGCGATCCTCTCGGCGGTGGTCTTCAACGCGCTGATCATCGTGGTGCTGATCCCGCTGGCCCTGCGGGGCGTGCGGTACCGGCCCGCCGGCGCCTCGGCGCTGCTGCGGCGCAACCTGCTGGTCTACGGCCTGGGCGGCGTGGTCGCGCCGTTCGTCGGAATCCGGCTGATCGACCTCCTCGTCCGCCTCATCCCCGGGATCGGGTGA
- a CDS encoding potassium-transporting ATPase subunit C, which yields MNAIVKQCLAGLRVLLVLTVITGVLYPAAVWAVSRAPGLRANAEAVDTTLVAVPRDGDGWFVPRPSAATPPASGGSNKGERNAEHDAVVAGRRTAVAGREGVAEDRVPADAVTASASGLDPHISTAYAEIQVPRVARENGLAEDRVRDLVAEHTDGRSLGFLGEPGVNVTALNRALDAAR from the coding sequence GTGAACGCGATCGTCAAGCAGTGCCTGGCGGGACTGCGCGTCCTGCTCGTGCTCACCGTGATCACCGGTGTGCTCTACCCCGCCGCCGTGTGGGCCGTCAGCCGGGCGCCCGGCCTGCGCGCCAACGCCGAGGCCGTGGACACCACCCTGGTCGCGGTGCCCCGGGACGGCGACGGGTGGTTCGTCCCCCGGCCCTCGGCGGCGACGCCGCCCGCGTCGGGCGGCTCGAACAAGGGCGAGCGCAACGCCGAGCACGACGCCGTGGTCGCCGGGCGCCGGACGGCGGTCGCCGGGCGCGAGGGCGTCGCGGAGGACCGCGTGCCCGCCGACGCGGTGACCGCCTCGGCGTCCGGCCTGGACCCGCACATCAGCACCGCCTACGCCGAGATCCAGGTGCCGCGCGTGGCCCGGGAGAACGGGTTGGCGGAGGACCGGGTCCGCGACCTGGTCGCCGAGCACACCGACGGCCGGTCGCTGGGCTTCCTCGGCGAGCCGGGGGTCAACGTCACCGCGCTCAACCGCGCGCTCGACGCGGCGCGCTGA
- a CDS encoding PP2C family protein-serine/threonine phosphatase, giving the protein MLSAAAGSEVGNRYRANFDAFSLSSDPLLAVVADGMGDGPGSAMAGRTAVDLVVERARGRREGLVEAVAEAHRLVFDFGRDNGVLAGCTVTALAECPDGFWLAQIGDSRLYRWRGGLLELLTTDHTMAWLGAVHGWYPFDSAEARAARYHLTRFVGHFEAPEPDLLRVGVRSGDVLLLCTDGVAEQVPYRRLAEVLGSGAPPEDAVRALLDDAEAAGGRDNATAIVVRSA; this is encoded by the coding sequence GTGCTCAGTGCCGCCGCCGGGAGCGAGGTCGGGAACCGCTACCGGGCGAACTTCGACGCCTTCTCGCTCTCCTCCGACCCGTTGCTCGCGGTCGTCGCGGACGGCATGGGGGACGGGCCGGGGAGCGCCATGGCGGGCCGCACGGCGGTCGACCTGGTCGTGGAGCGGGCACGCGGCCGCAGGGAAGGGCTGGTGGAGGCGGTGGCCGAGGCGCACCGGCTCGTCTTCGACTTCGGGCGGGACAACGGGGTCCTGGCCGGGTGCACGGTGACCGCGCTGGCCGAGTGCCCGGACGGGTTCTGGCTCGCCCAGATCGGCGACTCGCGGCTGTACCGGTGGCGCGGCGGGCTGCTGGAGTTGCTGACCACCGACCACACGATGGCCTGGCTCGGGGCCGTGCACGGGTGGTACCCGTTCGACTCGGCCGAGGCGCGGGCGGCGCGCTACCACCTGACCCGGTTCGTCGGGCACTTCGAGGCGCCGGAACCGGACCTGCTGCGGGTCGGGGTGCGATCCGGCGACGTGCTGCTGCTGTGCACGGACGGGGTCGCCGAGCAGGTGCCCTACCGGCGGCTCGCCGAAGTCCTCGGGAGCGGCGCGCCGCCGGAGGACGCGGTGCGCGCGCTGCTCGACGACGCGGAGGCCGCCGGTGGGCGCGACAACGCCACGGCGATCGTGGTGCGTTCGGCCTAA
- a CDS encoding sigma-70 family RNA polymerase sigma factor, giving the protein MITQPDERDVGRWRTADPVVLRGDLDRALHATAPPSRSSSRSSSRVPSDAELIDAVRAGDLGAYGKLYERHAGAARTFARQLSRSAVEADDLVADSFARVLDVLRDGRGPDSAFRAYLFTAVRHTAYDRHRREKRVQPADDVSELAPEAVVVPFHDPAVAALERALATRAFASLPERWQTVLWQTEIEGQSHAEVAPLLGLTANGVSALAYRAREGLKKAYLQAHLEDVPAGRCRAIADRLGAWTRRGLRSREAAQVEAHLDGCARCRGLAAELADVNGALRAVVAPLVLGVGAAGYLAATAGAAKAAAVGTAAGAAMGGAAAGATAVGTAGAGTAGGTAGAVASAPQWLAVAASTTALVVAVVWGVGSNGGPPEPTTDALPPTLSADLQQPAPTVDSTAPTAAPSGTAPSRASATDSTAPPAPDTSGPARPGASTSGEPPAGPAPNALAPDVPEGFTLGTGGPPADLPVVVRNTGSTPLPQPTLVLSLLDDVRVVGPGEGLLGRPLVALDGAEAQTTVPCPAGSGTVTCTAPRELAPGASVRFVFRLLAGPRSVSGTVTGTVGSASVTAVRVEFPVTVTPKK; this is encoded by the coding sequence GTGATCACGCAGCCCGACGAGCGCGACGTGGGCCGCTGGCGGACCGCCGACCCGGTCGTCCTGCGGGGCGACCTCGACCGGGCCCTGCACGCGACCGCGCCGCCGTCCCGGTCCTCGTCCCGGTCCTCGTCCCGGGTGCCCTCGGACGCCGAGCTGATCGACGCCGTGCGCGCCGGCGACCTGGGCGCGTACGGGAAGCTCTACGAGCGGCACGCGGGCGCGGCGCGGACGTTCGCCCGGCAGTTGTCGCGGTCTGCGGTGGAGGCGGACGACCTGGTGGCGGACTCGTTCGCCAGGGTGCTCGACGTGCTGCGCGACGGGCGCGGGCCGGACTCGGCGTTCCGCGCCTACCTGTTCACCGCGGTCCGGCACACCGCCTACGACCGGCACCGGCGGGAGAAGCGGGTCCAGCCGGCCGACGACGTGTCCGAGCTGGCGCCGGAGGCGGTGGTCGTGCCGTTCCACGACCCGGCGGTGGCGGCGCTGGAGCGGGCGCTGGCGACCCGGGCGTTCGCCAGCCTGCCCGAGCGGTGGCAGACGGTGCTGTGGCAGACCGAGATCGAGGGTCAGTCGCACGCCGAGGTGGCGCCGCTGCTCGGGTTGACCGCCAACGGCGTGTCGGCGCTGGCCTACCGGGCGCGGGAAGGCCTCAAGAAGGCGTACCTCCAGGCGCACCTGGAGGACGTGCCGGCGGGCCGCTGCCGGGCGATCGCCGACCGGCTCGGCGCGTGGACCCGCCGCGGGCTCAGGAGCAGGGAGGCGGCGCAGGTCGAGGCGCACCTGGACGGCTGCGCGCGGTGCCGGGGCCTGGCCGCGGAGCTGGCCGACGTCAACGGCGCGCTGCGCGCGGTCGTCGCGCCGCTGGTGCTGGGTGTCGGGGCGGCCGGTTACCTGGCGGCGACGGCGGGCGCGGCGAAGGCGGCGGCGGTCGGCACGGCGGCGGGCGCGGCGATGGGCGGCGCGGCAGCCGGCGCGACGGCGGTGGGCACGGCGGGCGCGGGCACGGCGGGAGGCACGGCGGGCGCGGTCGCCTCGGCGCCGCAGTGGCTCGCCGTCGCGGCCTCCACCACGGCGCTGGTGGTCGCCGTCGTGTGGGGCGTCGGCTCGAACGGCGGCCCCCCCGAACCGACGACCGACGCACTGCCGCCCACGCTGAGCGCCGATCTCCAGCAGCCCGCACCGACCGTCGACAGCACCGCGCCGACGGCCGCGCCCTCCGGCACGGCCCCCTCCCGCGCCTCGGCGACGGACTCCACCGCGCCACCCGCCCCGGACACGTCCGGCCCGGCGCGACCGGGCGCGTCGACGTCCGGAGAACCACCCGCCGGGCCCGCGCCGAACGCCCTGGCGCCGGACGTGCCCGAGGGGTTCACCCTGGGCACCGGCGGACCGCCGGCCGACCTGCCGGTCGTCGTCCGCAACACCGGCTCGACACCCCTGCCGCAGCCCACGCTCGTGCTGTCGCTGCTCGACGACGTCAGGGTGGTCGGACCGGGCGAAGGCCTGCTCGGCAGACCGCTGGTCGCCCTCGACGGCGCGGAGGCGCAGACCACCGTCCCCTGCCCGGCGGGAAGCGGCACGGTGACGTGCACGGCGCCGCGGGAGCTGGCCCCGGGCGCGTCGGTGAGGTTCGTGTTCCGGCTGCTCGCGGGCCCGAGATCGGTGAGCGGCACGGTCACCGGCACGGTGGGCTCCGCTTCCGTGACGGCGGTGCGGGTCGAGTTCCCGGTGACGGTCACGCCGAAGAAGTAG
- a CDS encoding maleylpyruvate isomerase N-terminal domain-containing protein produces the protein MEPALTDQRWQELRGALADASARFGRLITEHWEPERRAVGTWTVAEAAAHTAIVSHLDAGMLAGSSGDPELDRRIPGTTLGDLADLNAVALRRFPLDSAGAIADHLREGVALLLERSADLDPRAPATWLGGSRLTVSFLLAHLLNEILLHGVDVAGTESDAWHVPSAEAALAFDHFFVGLLGAAEKGVLFGPPSAAGGGGGKQVSVELRSSRTIPVVLTTDGSGGATVEPPGDPADARIDFEPAAFMLTVFRRTGVDSALASGRLVVSGRNPAVGVEYLRRTQTP, from the coding sequence GTGGAGCCGGCACTGACCGACCAGCGGTGGCAGGAGTTGCGCGGCGCCCTCGCCGACGCGTCCGCCCGGTTCGGACGCCTGATCACCGAGCACTGGGAGCCGGAACGGCGGGCGGTCGGCACGTGGACGGTCGCCGAGGCCGCCGCGCACACCGCGATCGTGTCCCACCTCGACGCGGGGATGCTGGCCGGCTCCTCGGGCGACCCGGAGCTCGACCGGCGCATCCCGGGCACCACGCTGGGCGATCTCGCGGACCTCAACGCCGTGGCGCTGCGGAGGTTCCCGCTCGACTCGGCGGGCGCGATCGCGGACCACCTGCGCGAGGGCGTCGCGCTGCTGCTGGAGCGCAGCGCCGACCTCGACCCGCGCGCGCCCGCGACGTGGCTGGGCGGCTCGCGGCTGACCGTCTCGTTCCTGCTCGCCCACCTGCTCAACGAGATCCTGCTGCACGGGGTCGACGTCGCCGGGACGGAGTCGGACGCGTGGCACGTCCCCTCGGCGGAGGCGGCGCTCGCGTTCGACCACTTCTTCGTGGGGCTCCTGGGCGCGGCGGAGAAGGGAGTCCTGTTCGGCCCGCCGAGCGCCGCCGGTGGGGGCGGCGGCAAGCAGGTGTCCGTCGAACTCCGCTCGTCCCGCACGATCCCCGTCGTGCTCACCACGGACGGGAGCGGCGGCGCGACCGTCGAGCCGCCGGGCGACCCGGCCGACGCCCGCATCGACTTCGAGCCGGCCGCGTTCATGCTGACGGTCTTCCGCCGCACCGGCGTCGACAGCGCCCTCGCCTCCGGCCGGCTCGTCGTCTCCGGGCGGAACCCCGCGGTCGGGGTGGAGTACCTGAGGCGCACGCAGACGCCCTGA
- a CDS encoding cobalamin-independent methionine synthase II family protein, translated as MTIPTEPIGSVPRPEYLLRGSEQLAAGTIDQAAYDSLADRAVRETVERFEATGSPVVTDGEQRKPSFATYPLQGVEALSPDGAVIPFADGHTRTLPVITRGPFRYGAFAAPYLEATRALTSSPVKQAVIAPSALSLLYPAAGIDGYPRERFLADLADEAERDIRQCLDAGAASVQLDFTEGRLSLKLDPSGGLLRDFVALNNTVLDRFTAEERARIGVHTCPGGDQDSAHSLDVDYADLLPDLFALRAGAFYLQLAGEADPERVLALVAGHTTAEQRVFVGVTDPIDPRVETPEEVRDRVLLAARHIPVERLGTCDDCGFSPFADDTSTSRDIAFAKVEARVRGTAMAAEELGR; from the coding sequence ATGACCATCCCCACGGAGCCCATCGGCAGTGTCCCGCGCCCGGAGTACCTGCTGCGGGGTTCGGAACAGCTCGCCGCCGGGACGATCGACCAGGCGGCGTACGACTCGCTGGCGGACCGCGCGGTGCGCGAGACCGTCGAGCGGTTCGAGGCCACCGGCTCGCCCGTCGTGACCGACGGGGAGCAGCGCAAGCCGAGCTTCGCCACCTACCCGCTCCAGGGCGTCGAGGCGCTCTCGCCCGACGGCGCCGTGATCCCGTTCGCCGACGGGCACACCCGGACCCTGCCGGTGATCACGCGCGGGCCGTTCCGCTACGGGGCGTTCGCGGCGCCCTACCTGGAGGCCACCCGCGCGCTGACGTCGTCACCGGTCAAGCAGGCCGTGATCGCGCCCTCGGCGTTGAGCCTGCTGTACCCGGCGGCGGGGATCGACGGCTACCCGAGGGAGCGGTTCCTCGCCGACCTCGCCGACGAGGCCGAGCGCGACATCCGCCAGTGCCTCGACGCGGGCGCGGCGTCCGTGCAGCTCGACTTCACCGAGGGGCGGCTGTCGCTGAAGCTCGACCCGTCCGGCGGCCTGCTGCGCGACTTCGTCGCCCTGAACAACACCGTGCTCGACCGGTTCACCGCCGAGGAGCGCGCGCGGATCGGCGTGCACACGTGCCCCGGCGGCGACCAGGACTCCGCGCACAGCCTGGACGTCGACTACGCCGACCTCCTGCCCGACCTGTTCGCGCTGCGCGCGGGCGCGTTCTACCTGCAACTGGCCGGCGAGGCCGACCCGGAGCGGGTGCTCGCCCTCGTGGCCGGGCACACGACGGCGGAGCAACGGGTGTTCGTCGGTGTCACCGACCCGATCGACCCCCGCGTGGAGACGCCGGAGGAGGTGCGCGACCGGGTGCTGCTGGCGGCCCGCCACATCCCCGTCGAGCGCCTGGGCACGTGCGACGACTGCGGGTTCTCCCCGTTCGCCGACGACACGTCCACGTCGAGGGACATCGCCTTCGCCAAGGTCGAGGCGCGCGTGCGCGGCACCGCGATGGCCGCCGAGGAGTTGGGCCGCTGA
- a CDS encoding phosphoribosylanthranilate isomerase: protein MYVKLCGLRTGDDVAVAVDAGADAVGFVFSASARRVEPDAARRLVADVPDRVLTVGVFKDVGPAEVRRVAERAGVRAVQLHGDYPRAAFDEVAASGLALVRAVALTPDTDVRVGAFGEEMLLLDSPEAGSGHRWDLDALDGARPEGRWMLAGGLGVDNVAEAVGRARPWGVDVSSGIESSRGVKDHGLMRAFVAAARAA, encoded by the coding sequence GTGTACGTGAAGCTGTGCGGTTTGCGCACCGGGGACGACGTGGCGGTCGCGGTCGACGCGGGCGCCGACGCGGTCGGGTTCGTCTTCAGCGCCAGCGCGCGCCGGGTCGAGCCCGACGCGGCGCGGCGCCTGGTCGCCGACGTCCCGGACCGCGTGCTGACGGTCGGCGTGTTCAAGGACGTCGGACCGGCCGAGGTGCGCCGCGTCGCCGAGCGGGCGGGCGTCCGCGCGGTGCAGCTGCACGGCGACTACCCGCGCGCCGCGTTCGACGAGGTGGCCGCCTCCGGGCTGGCGCTGGTGCGGGCCGTCGCGCTGACCCCCGACACCGACGTGCGGGTCGGCGCGTTCGGCGAGGAGATGCTGCTGCTCGACTCGCCCGAGGCCGGTTCCGGGCACCGCTGGGACCTCGACGCCCTGGACGGGGCCCGCCCGGAGGGCCGGTGGATGCTCGCCGGCGGGCTCGGCGTGGACAACGTCGCCGAGGCGGTCGGACGGGCCCGCCCGTGGGGCGTGGACGTCTCCAGCGGCATCGAGTCCAGCCGGGGCGTGAAGGACCACGGCCTGATGCGCGCCTTCGTGGCCGCCGCCCGCGCCGCCTGA